Proteins encoded by one window of Sulfurospirillum tamanense:
- a CDS encoding nucleotidyltransferase family protein, whose amino-acid sequence MTKEEILTFLREHKDELRQKYAVTKIGLFGSYARGTAHQNSDIDLAIVTTKKDFFLREDLREYLQNSFKTPVDVGYFDSFRDFYKQKIAKEILYA is encoded by the coding sequence ATGACAAAAGAAGAGATTTTGACTTTTTTGCGAGAACACAAAGATGAATTGCGCCAAAAATATGCTGTCACTAAAATAGGGCTATTTGGTAGTTACGCAAGAGGAACAGCACATCAAAACAGTGATATTGATTTGGCTATCGTTACAACCAAAAAAGACTTTTTTCTTCGCGAGGATTTAAGAGAATATCTTCAAAATTCTTTTAAAACACCAGTTGATGTGGGCTATTTTGATAGTTTTCGAGACTTCTATAAACAAAAAATTGCCAAAGAGATTCTTTATGCATAA
- a CDS encoding ComEA family DNA-binding protein: protein MLRSIMLFLFLAVALWAKVNLNTATAEELATLKGIGEKKATAIITYREANGGFKSVEELVNVKGIGEKTVESLKESIEVK from the coding sequence ATGCTACGAAGTATCATGTTGTTTTTGTTTTTGGCAGTTGCCCTCTGGGCCAAGGTAAATCTCAACACCGCAACCGCGGAAGAGTTAGCGACCCTCAAAGGCATTGGGGAGAAAAAAGCCACGGCCATCATCACCTACCGCGAAGCAAATGGTGGTTTTAAAAGCGTTGAAGAACTCGTCAACGTCAAAGGTATCGGCGAAAAAACCGTCGAGTCTTTAAAAGAATCCATCGAAGTCAAGTAA
- a CDS encoding type II toxin-antitoxin system RelE/ParE family toxin — MRYKIIRTDEYFKKLKKFIKKHPDVLSRYVKTIELLELDPYHPSLRLHKLKGKLGVYYSVSITMQYRIVIDFILNEKEIIPIDIGVHDEVY, encoded by the coding sequence ATGCGCTATAAGATCATCCGAACGGATGAGTATTTTAAAAAGCTAAAAAAGTTTATCAAAAAACACCCCGACGTGCTAAGTCGCTATGTAAAAACCATAGAATTACTTGAATTAGACCCCTATCACCCTTCGTTAAGACTGCACAAACTAAAAGGAAAATTAGGGGTTTATTATAGTGTTTCTATTACTATGCAATATAGAATAGTCATAGATTTTATTCTCAATGAGAAAGAAATAATCCCCATAGATATTGGCGTGCATGATGAGGTTTATTAG
- a CDS encoding prevent-host-death protein produces MIITANEVKVNGVSMFEKMFQKTDELIVNVRGKNKYVILDIERYKAFREHELDIAHMKAMQDVKEGRYKIQTASEHVKELMDAL; encoded by the coding sequence ATGATAATCACAGCAAATGAAGTCAAAGTGAACGGCGTGTCCATGTTTGAAAAAATGTTTCAAAAGACCGACGAACTTATTGTCAATGTTCGCGGAAAAAACAAATACGTGATTCTTGATATAGAAAGGTACAAGGCCTTTAGGGAGCACGAGTTAGACATTGCGCATATGAAGGCAATGCAAGATGTCAAAGAAGGAAGATACAAAATCCAAACAGCTTCAGAACACGTGAAAGAGTTGATGGATGCGCTATAA